Genomic DNA from Frondihabitans sp. PAMC 28766:
CGACGAGGTCCTCACGCACGAGAAGACCTATACGTTCGACGACATCCCGGCCCTCGAGTCGTTCCGGGCGCAGAGCACCACGCCGCCTTTCACGACGCGCCAGCGGGAGTGGATGCCCGACGACGCCACGAGCATCGAAATGAAGTTCGTCACGACGGAGAAGCCGGGCTGGGACATCCGGTTCATCACGAAGTCGGGCCTGACTCCGACAATCCTCGCCGCCGGCAAGTGCTCGCCCGTGGCGAAGACTCCGAAGCCTGTCCTCGAGGTCGACTGGCTCCCCTCCGACCTGTCGACGGGCGCCTCGTACTGCACGAGCGACCAGTCGTACGTCGTGCAGAAGGGCGACACCGTCTACGGCTGGCAGGCCGCCGACGCGAAGACGTACCCGAAGGCCTCGTGACGGTACCTCGGTATCATTGTATGATATTTCATATCGACGTACGCTTGACCTCATGATCCAAGCAACCTCCCTCACCAAGACCTACGGTGACAAGACCGCGGTCGACGGCATCTCCTTCACCGTCGAACCCGGCTACGTCACCGGCTTCCTGGGGCCGAACGGCTCCGGCAAGTCCACGACCATGCGCATGATCGTCGGCCTCGACCGCCCCACCGCGGGTCGCGTGACCGTCAACGGCAGCGCCTACGCCGACCACGCGGCGCCGCTGCACGAGGTCGGCATCCTGCTCGACGCGAAAGCGGCTCACCCGGCCCGCACAGCCCGCAACCACCTCCGCTGCATCGCCCGCACGCACGGCATCTCGAACCGTCGCGTCGACGAGGTCATCGGCATGACCGGGCTCGAGGCCGTCGCCGGCAAACGCGTCGGCAAATTCTCGCTCGGCATGGGCCAGCGCGTCGGCATCGCCAGCGTGCTTCTCGGCGACCCGCAGACCGTCATCCTCGACGAGCCCGTCAACGGCCTCGACCCCGAGGGCGTGCAGTGGGTGCGTTCGCTCTGCCGCTCGCTCGCCGCCGAGGGCCGCGCCGTGCTGCTCTCCAGCCACCTCATGGACGAGATGGCCAAGACGGCCGACCGCGTCATCGTGCTCGGCAGGGGCCGGGTGATCGCCGACGCCACGATGGACGACATCATCGCGGGCTCCGGCACCGAGACCATCCGCGTGCGAAGCACCGACCTCGACCGGCTCGGCCAGGTGCTCACCCCGCTGGGCGCTTCCCTCACCCGCACCGCCGCCGACACCGCCGAGATCGCAGGATCGACGACCGAGCAGGTCGCGCAGACGGCCGCTGCCCACGGCGTGGTCCTCTTCGAGATCGCGGCCGTGCAGACCTCGCTCGAAGACGCCTTCTTCGCCCTCACCCACGACGCGGTCGAGTACCGCACCTCGAACCACGAAGCCTCCCGGGAGACGAACCGATGACCACCGCCACCCTCACCTCGGGCCGCCGCTCGGCCGGCCCGGCCGAGACGCCCCGCTGGTCGTTCGGCAACGTCGTCGCCGCCGAATTCACGAAGCTGTTCACGCTCCGCTCGACCTTCGTCATCGCAGCGATCATGGTCCTGATCTCGGTCGGGTTCGCCGCTCTGATCGCCGGCACCTGGGGCGACATCGGGGCCACGGCATCAGCCGGAGTCGTCTACGCGTCGGTGATCGCCTCGTCGGTCAGCTTCGCTCAGCTCGTCATCGGCGTCTTCGCTGTGCTGATCGTCTCGAACGAGTACGCCACGAACATGATCCAGTCGACACTGCTCGCGACGCCCAGACGTCTGCCCGTGCTCGCAGCGAAGATGATCACGGCCGGTGTCGTGAGTCTCGTGCTGTCAGCCCTCTCGTCCCTGCTGAGCTACGTCGTCGCTGCGGCCATGTTCGACAGCCAGGAGCTGCACGCACCTCTCAGCGACCCGAAGGTCATCGGCGCCATGGCCGGCTCGGCTCTCTACGTGCTGATCGTCGCGCTGTTCTCGACGACGATCGCGAGTGTCGTCCGAAGCTCGGCGGCCGGTATCGCAGTTGTGGCGGGGGTCTTCTTCGTCCTGCCGATCATTGCGCAGCTCGTCAAATTCGGCGACGTCACCCTCGGCACCTTCATCCTCGGCGGGGCGGCGCAGAACATCACCGGCAGCTTCTGGCAGGACGGCGTCCAAGACCTGGCGACGTGCTGGATCGTCGCCGCCGTCTGGATCGTCATTCCTGCGCTCGCCTCAGTCGTGCTGCTCACGAAGCGCGACGCCTGACCCGTGTCCCTTCACCCGAGGCCCTCGACCGCCGCGCTGCGCGTGGTCGGGGGCCTCGGGCGATCGCGGTGGAGGCTCACGTACAGTGAGGTCATGTCCTCGTCGACGGCGTCCAATCGCGCTCCGAGCGAAGACGACCTCCTGCTGCCCCGCCCTCCGGGTGTGGTGCGCCGCTACTGGATGCGGCACGCACGATTCGCCGACGTCCTGATCGCCATCGCCGGTCTGATCCTCGTCTACCCCGAGAGCATCGACACGGGGCTCGGGCTGCAAGGGGCCGACTGGCTCGATCACGGCTGGCTGATCCTGGCCGTGCTGTCGGCCGCCGTCCTCGTCTTCCGGCGGACGCGGCCACTCGCCACTCTCGGTGTCCAGATCGTCCTCGGGGCCGTGCTGGCGGCTGTGGCCGGCACCTCGCTCGTCGCCACGACGTTGCTGGGGGTCTACGCCGTCGCGGTCTACAGCAGGCCTCTCTACGCCTGGATCGGCTCTGCTCTCGCCTACGGCGGCATGTGGCTCGGTGCCGGGATCAGCGGGCACTTCCCCGACGCGAACTCCGTCTTCCTGGTCGGCCTCGTCATCGTGCTGCTCTTCGGCTCGAACATCGGCAACCGTCGCCGCTACCTCCAGGCCCTGATCGGCAGAGCAGCGCAGCTCGCTCGCGAACGCGACCAGCAGGGGCTGCTCGCCACGGCGGCAGAACGCGCCCGGATCGCTCGCGAGATGCACGACGTCGTCGCCCACAGCCTCTCGGTCGTGGTTCGGCTCTCGGACGGGGCCGAAGCGGTGGCCGAGTCGGATCCTGCGCGCTCCCGCGAAGCAGTCCGGCAGATCGGCGAGGTCGGCCGCGAGTCCCTCCGCGACATGCGCCGCCTCCTCGGCGTCCTTCGTGACGGCGAGGGCGACGACAGCCCCGAGCTCGGGCCGCAGCCCACTTTGGCGGAGCTCGACCACCTCGTCGAGACGTATCGCGCCACGGGTCTGCCCGTCGCCGTCCAGCAGAGCGGCACACCGCCGACCGATGCGGGTGTCCAGGTCGCTGTCTACCGAGCCGTGCAGGAGTCGCTGACGAACGCCCTGCGCTATTCGCGCGAACCGAATCGCGTGCTGGTGCAGCTGGACTACACCCGGGGTGTCGCGATCGAAGTGACCGACGACGGCCTCAACCTCGGGCCAATGGCGTCCGTCGGCACGGGGCGAGGTCTCGTCGGGCTGCGCGAACGTGCCGCCGTCTTCGGCGGCACGGTCGAGGCCGGCCCGCGCATCGATCCGACGACCGGGCAGGATGGTGGCGGGTGGCGAGTCCGCGTCATCCTGCCCCCTGCGCGAGAGGACCACCGATGACCGACATCACCCTGCTGCTGGTCGACGATCAAGACCTGCTCCGGGCCGGGATGGCCATGGTGCTGGGCTCAGCGGATGGGATCCGCGTGGTCGGCGAGGCGACCAACGGCGAGGCCGCCGTGACACGAGCAGCAGAGCTCCGACCCGACGTCGTGCTCATGGACGTCCGGATGCCCGGGCTCGACGGCATCGAGGCGACCCGGCGCATCGTGGCGGCTCGGCCCGAAACGCGCGTCATCATTCTGACCACCTTCGACCTCGACGAGTACGCCTTCGGCGGGCTCAACGCGGGCGCCAGCGGCTTCCTGCTGAAGGACGCGCCCGCCGCCGACCTGATCCAGGCCATTCGCACCGTCGCCGGCGGAGAGGCGATCGTGTCGCCGCGCATCACGCAGCGGATGCTCGAGATGTATCGCGGCAAGATGCCCGATCGGGTGGCCGTCGAGCCCGCCGCGTCACCACTGTCCGAGCGCGAGCACGAGGTGCTCGTCGCCATCGGGCGGGGCCTCTCCAACACCGAGATCGCCGCTGAGCTGTTCCTGTCCGAGTCGACGGTCAAGACGCACGTCGGCCGCGTGCTGGCCAAGCTCGAGCTTCGCGACCGGGTTCAGGCCGTCATCCACGCGTACCAGGAGGGGCTCGTCTAGCTGTGTCTCTCAATTGGCCACGGGCCGTGGTGAAGTGAGAGACACGGCCTAGCCGCTCGTGCACGTCCTCACGCCCACGGCCGCCGGCGTCGTGGGCAACGACCTACGACCTACCCGCGGTTCGTCGTGGCGTCCGGCGCAGCCGTCTGGATGGATAGGCGTACTGAGGTACCAATCGGTCAGAACCATGGCATGCTGTGTGACATATCGTGGCGACATACGTTCGATTCATGATCGAAGCCACCAATCTGACCAAGTCCTACGCGTCGACCGTGGCCGTCGACTCGATCTCGTTCCGCGCGGAGCCGGGTATCGTCACCGGGTTCCTCGGCCCGAACGGCGCCGGCAAGTCGACGACGATGCGGATGCTCGTCGGGCTCGACAAGCCGACGTCGGGCCGGATAACGGTGGACGGCCGTGAGTACCGCGAGCATGCGGCGCCACTGCACGAGGTCTCGGCTCTTCTCGATGCAAAGGCCGTGCACCCGCAGCGGTCGGCGCGCGATCACCTCCGCATCCTGGCTCGCACCCATGGCATCACTGACCGCCGGGTCGACGAGGTGCTCGACTTCGCCGGGCTGACCCGCGTCGCGAGGAAGCGTGTCGGCGGCTTCTCTCTCGGCATGGGCCAGCGCGTGGGCATCGCAGCCGCACTCCTCGCCGACCCGAAGGTGCTCGTGCTCGACGAGCCGGTGAACGGCCTCGATCCGGAGGGCGTGACCTGGATCCGCGACCTCCTTCGGCACCTCGCCGGCGAAGGCCGGACGGTGCTGCTGTCGAGCCACCTGATGGCAGAGATGGCGCAGACGGCCGACCGCGTGATCGTGCTCGGCAAGGGCAGGATCGTAAAAGACGCGAGCCTCGACGAGATCGTTCACGGCTCGAAGGCGGCCACCACTCGCGTACGCAGCACCGACCTCGACCGGCTGGTGCCGGCGCTTCAGGCGCTTGGCGCCTCGGTGACTCGACCCGAGCCCGAGACGGCTCTCGTCGGGGGCCCCACGCCCCAGCAGATCGCGGCCATCGCCCTCGAGACGCGGGCAGCGATCTTCGAGATCGCTGCCGTCGAGACAACCCTCGAAGAGGCCTTCTTCGACCTCACCCACGACTCCGTCGAATATCGCACCCCGACCGAATGGACCTCCCAATGAGAACCATCAGCCTCACCCCGCTTCAGCCAGCGCCCCGACCGAGCCACAGGGGCATCGTACGGTCCGAGCTGCTCAAGCTGACGAGTCTTCGCAGCGTCCGCCTCGCCTTCCTCGTCGCCGTGGTGACCGGTGTCGTGGGCGCCGTCGTGCAGGCAGGCGATCACCCCGGCCTGTCCTCCGCGGCGCTCGGCTCGGGCGTCTTCAGCTCGGCGGTCATCGCCGTGATCGGGGCGATCGCCGGGTCGTCGGAATACGCGACCAGGACCGTCCAGCCGAGCCTGATGGCGGTGCCCAACCGGCTCGTGTTCGTGGCCGCGAAGGCAGGCGTGATGGCCGCTGTGGGCGCGATCCTATCGGTGGTGTGCGCCGTGCTGGGTCTCGTCGTCACGGGCGTTGGCGTGTCCGCCGCCGCGGCGGTCGCGCTGCTCGGCTGCGCCGTCTTCGGTGCAGCCAGCGGGGCGTTCGCTGTTTTCTTCTCGCTGGTCGTGCGCAGTGCGGCCGGCAG
This window encodes:
- a CDS encoding ABC transporter ATP-binding protein, with the translated sequence MIQATSLTKTYGDKTAVDGISFTVEPGYVTGFLGPNGSGKSTTMRMIVGLDRPTAGRVTVNGSAYADHAAPLHEVGILLDAKAAHPARTARNHLRCIARTHGISNRRVDEVIGMTGLEAVAGKRVGKFSLGMGQRVGIASVLLGDPQTVILDEPVNGLDPEGVQWVRSLCRSLAAEGRAVLLSSHLMDEMAKTADRVIVLGRGRVIADATMDDIIAGSGTETIRVRSTDLDRLGQVLTPLGASLTRTAADTAEIAGSTTEQVAQTAAAHGVVLFEIAAVQTSLEDAFFALTHDAVEYRTSNHEASRETNR
- a CDS encoding ABC transporter permease, which encodes MTTATLTSGRRSAGPAETPRWSFGNVVAAEFTKLFTLRSTFVIAAIMVLISVGFAALIAGTWGDIGATASAGVVYASVIASSVSFAQLVIGVFAVLIVSNEYATNMIQSTLLATPRRLPVLAAKMITAGVVSLVLSALSSLLSYVVAAAMFDSQELHAPLSDPKVIGAMAGSALYVLIVALFSTTIASVVRSSAAGIAVVAGVFFVLPIIAQLVKFGDVTLGTFILGGAAQNITGSFWQDGVQDLATCWIVAAVWIVIPALASVVLLTKRDA
- a CDS encoding sensor histidine kinase — its product is MSSSTASNRAPSEDDLLLPRPPGVVRRYWMRHARFADVLIAIAGLILVYPESIDTGLGLQGADWLDHGWLILAVLSAAVLVFRRTRPLATLGVQIVLGAVLAAVAGTSLVATTLLGVYAVAVYSRPLYAWIGSALAYGGMWLGAGISGHFPDANSVFLVGLVIVLLFGSNIGNRRRYLQALIGRAAQLARERDQQGLLATAAERARIAREMHDVVAHSLSVVVRLSDGAEAVAESDPARSREAVRQIGEVGRESLRDMRRLLGVLRDGEGDDSPELGPQPTLAELDHLVETYRATGLPVAVQQSGTPPTDAGVQVAVYRAVQESLTNALRYSREPNRVLVQLDYTRGVAIEVTDDGLNLGPMASVGTGRGLVGLRERAAVFGGTVEAGPRIDPTTGQDGGGWRVRVILPPAREDHR
- a CDS encoding response regulator transcription factor encodes the protein MTDITLLLVDDQDLLRAGMAMVLGSADGIRVVGEATNGEAAVTRAAELRPDVVLMDVRMPGLDGIEATRRIVAARPETRVIILTTFDLDEYAFGGLNAGASGFLLKDAPAADLIQAIRTVAGGEAIVSPRITQRMLEMYRGKMPDRVAVEPAASPLSEREHEVLVAIGRGLSNTEIAAELFLSESTVKTHVGRVLAKLELRDRVQAVIHAYQEGLV
- a CDS encoding ABC transporter ATP-binding protein, with translation MIEATNLTKSYASTVAVDSISFRAEPGIVTGFLGPNGAGKSTTMRMLVGLDKPTSGRITVDGREYREHAAPLHEVSALLDAKAVHPQRSARDHLRILARTHGITDRRVDEVLDFAGLTRVARKRVGGFSLGMGQRVGIAAALLADPKVLVLDEPVNGLDPEGVTWIRDLLRHLAGEGRTVLLSSHLMAEMAQTADRVIVLGKGRIVKDASLDEIVHGSKAATTRVRSTDLDRLVPALQALGASVTRPEPETALVGGPTPQQIAAIALETRAAIFEIAAVETTLEEAFFDLTHDSVEYRTPTEWTSQ
- a CDS encoding ABC transporter permease; translated protein: MRTISLTPLQPAPRPSHRGIVRSELLKLTSLRSVRLAFLVAVVTGVVGAVVQAGDHPGLSSAALGSGVFSSAVIAVIGAIAGSSEYATRTVQPSLMAVPNRLVFVAAKAGVMAAVGAILSVVCAVLGLVVTGVGVSAAAAVALLGCAVFGAASGAFAVFFSLVVRSAAGSVAGILGLTVLLPGLVGGVKIGSDLWATDFTMSEAGGGLALATDGTMWLGGAAVLVVWLAVGAIAATLRITRSDA